Genomic DNA from Corynebacterium diphtheriae:
TGTCCGAATTTGGTGAAACCTTCATTGCCCAGGACTGTTGGGATGTAGCTGTGGCGTGCTTTGCTTTCGACGTTGAGCGCTTCACGGAGTGCGAGGCCACGGGCGTAGCGTTCCGCCCATAAGATAGCTTCTCGTTGTGTTTCACTTTCGGGGCGTTTTGCTGCGTGGTTATCGCAGGCGCGGAGGAGGTAGACGGCTTCCGCTAGCATGACGATTCCGAGGTAGTACTTGCAGGTTCCTGTGTTGACCATGATGTGTTCCTTTGGCTTATGGAGGTTGCGGCCTCCGCTTCTTGCTTACATGTAAATAGTATCATGTGATACTAAAGTAGTGCAAGTTGATTGGGAAAAATTATTTGCCGTCCCTAATTCGACGCACCCGAGGAGCCAAATACCTGGAAGCCTTCGCCATCGCATAATCGCTAACACCCTTCAACGCTGGATCAGTCATTAATACTTTCATCTCATCCTCCAGCCCCTTCAATGTCGCCTTAGCGATTCTGATACGCTCGCCAAGATCGCGAATATCCTCCAGCTCGTCAGCGTCACCAGCGTCGAAATCCTCCACGCTAATCACATTGTCGTGGACATTAAACTCATGTGGCTCGGCGGCGGAGGAAACAACCATTCCCCACTCGGCGGATGAAGGGTTTGGGTTCCGCTTCACATTCACCTTGCGACCATAGACTTTGCGTGCTGCCGCCGCAACGGTTTTCCCTTCGATGGTTCCAGCTTTGAGGAAACGAACTTTTTTCATGACATTCTCCAAGTCTTGATGTAATCTACTAACTATCCCCGCACTAAGCGGGGGTGAGCCCTTTTAATATCTCTACCGGGATGTTAAAGCTCAACATTCCCTGCACTAGCAGGGTGCGCCCCACCATGTGGTGGGGCTTTTCTAATGCCCTATGTAATTAACTCTTAGAAATAATATCTGATGATACCACCAACCTGTAGTATTGTGGGTATAAAAAACCGCCCACCCACACAACATGGGGAGCGGTCATAAAACATTACATTAACTTCAACGTCAAAATGTTCGGCTGCGAAGAATCAACCACATGATAACCATGCGAAGACAGCCCAGAAACTAAAGTCTTTGACCGGCTGGCATCGTCGGTAACGGGGAACTCAAATTCTTCCACGAACCCGCCATCAGGATTCGAAACAACCGCACCAAGGAAATCGGGGCCGATTTCAACTCCACAAGTGAACGTCTCGTACATGTTTTCTTCGAGTAGGTCTTTGATTTCTTGTTCGGTGAGGGCGTCGGGGATTTCCCATGAGCCATCGTCTTGGCGGGTTCCGATTGCGGCTGCCATGGCGTTTGGGTTGTAGAAGCCTGGCGTTTCGGTTAGCTCGTCGATGGTGTCTTCGATGGCTGTTTTGAGTTCGTCATATGTGCCGAAGTTCATTGGTTGTCTCCGATTTTGTTAAGGCGTTCTGCTGCGAGTTTGAGGTAGGTATGGTCGGTGGCTGGGGCGTTTGCCGCCATGTAGTTGAGTACGGCTGCGAGTTCTTTGTTGGTGATTGTGGCGTTATCCATTGTCGTTCTCGTCGTTGAGATATAGGAAGCCTTGTTTGTCGAGTTCTGTCATGATGTGGGTGGTGGTGTTGTCCCAATTGAACCATGGGCAGGCATCTATTGCTCCGCTGGTGTGGAGGGCTTGTTTGATGGTGGTTTTGAGGTCGTTTATTTCTTGCTCAAGTTGTTGTTGGTCCATGTCCGTGTGGTGTTGGGGGTGGCTTCCTCTCTAGGGGTCGAACCTAGACTTCGGGGACCAAAGCCCCGCGTGCTGCCTGTTACACTAAGAGGAAATAGTGTTGCAAAATAGTTTTAGACACACCAGTATAGCATGGGTTTTGTTTACAACAGGGTGGGGAATGATGCGGAACGCCTCGCGCCACCCGGAAAGGAGAGTGTCCGATTGTTTGTGTGCGGGGGGGGCTTGGTTTACAAGTAGTCCGCGAATCGGTCGGGGTAAGCCACGGCTAGTTGGTTGATGGCTTGTTTCCACCCGGTGGCTTTCGCTCCTTCAATATAGCCGTTGCATTCGATGGCGCGCTTCGCTTTCTTCGCTCGCTGGGCAGCGCGCTTGTCCTCGATGTTGCAGATCATCAGCCACAGCGTTTTCAGCGCCGCGGTATCGTTCGGGAACTGGCCGCGGTTGCGGGTGGCTTTCCGCAGCTCAGCATTCAGCGATTCGATCGAATTCGTGGTGTAGAGTACCCGCCGTGCCGCAGGCGGGAACTGCAAAAATGGCACAAACCGGTCCCAGGCGTCGCGCCAGACTTTGACCGATTGCGGGTATTTACGGCCCAGTTCACTGGCCTCGAATGCGTCCAGGGCGGCGCGGGCGGTGTCCTCGGTCGGTGCGGTGTAGACCTCCCGTAGCGCACTTGATACGGGTTTGCGGTCTTGGTAGGACACCCACCTGTTGGCCGCCCGGATCAGGTGCACGATACAGGTCTGCACCATGGAATTCGGCCAGGTTGCCTCCACGGCTTCCGGCAGGCCTTTGAGCCCGTCGCAGCAGACGATGAACACGTCTTGGACCCCACGGTTGGCAAGGTCAGCGCACACGGATGCCCAAAAACTGGCGCCTTCATTGTCTGCGATCCACAATCCCAGGATGTGCTTGATGCCGTCCATGTCGACGCCTACCGCCATGTAGCAAGACTTGTTGACCACGCGGTGGCCATCGCGGATCTTCACTCGCAGCGCGTCGAGGAAGATCACTGGGTAGAACTCGTCGAGCTGGCGGTTTTGCCAGATCATGACCTCTTCTAACACCGCGTCGGTAATGGTGCTGATCGTATCTGGGCTCATATCCACCCCGAGGGTGGTGGCGAGGTGGTGCTGAATATCGCGCACGGTCATCCCACCGGCGTACAGGGAGATGATCATGTCATCAAGCTCCGTCAGACGGCGGGTGCCTTTAGGCAGCATCCGCGGCGTAAACGTGCCAGCTCGATCCCGGGGCATAGTCACATCAAAGGTGCCGTAGCCAGAGTTGACGGTTTTGGTGTACGACCCGTTGCGGTGATTGCCACCATCCGGGGTGCCCAGCTGGGCTTTCGCCGTACGATCAGAGTGCGCGTATCCCAGATGCGCGTCCATTTCAGCCTGCAGACCAGCGTTGATCGATGCCTGCAAAAGACCTTTGACCAGGTCGCTGGCATCATCGGTGGAAGTCGACAACTCGCCGATCAGTTCGGCGATTTCCGGATTTTCCATCAGCTTAGCGCTGATCTCGTTGACCCTGTTCGGGTCATGACCTTTCCTCGGTGACACGGTAGTCATTATCAGTGAAACTCCTTCTGGATCAGAGCCTCACACACAAAACACCTGACACCCTCCCCGGAAAGTATCACACGAAGCGCCCCACAACTACGACTGCACTAACCCTTACGCGCCTTACTTGTAAGATGCCACTTACCGCACGGGCACCTATACGCCCGAATCGGCAAATGCTTATACCGCCCAGTCCGCCACGCCTCACGCAAACGAACCAGCGCATTTTTCCGCGACTTAAACCCCTGCTTATGAGGTGTGGGGCAGGAGACTGTCACAATGGCACCCTCCGCCCAACCCACTTGCACAGCCCGGTTAAGCGCTCTAATTCACGCTTATACATTTCTGGGGTCTTCTCACGGTAAAGAACCTCAACAAGGACGTCATCTTGAATAGCGATCTTTTCCACGAGGGAAAAGTTCTCCCACTCCCGCTTCACAAGATTAATCGTGTCTTGAAGGTTTTTACCGTGACGTGGCAACCCAAACCGAATCGCCATCAGAACAATGTTCCCAGAAACCAAATGCCTAGTTGGCGCCGTCATCAATGCACCTCAACATCTGGGACAATAACCGATGGCTTGAACACCACCTTGTAGAAATTATCAGACACATTCGCGCCGCTTATCTGCTCCGAAAAATAAGTCACATTGTCCGACAACCCAAGGAAATGCTTCTTAAACTCCCCACCATCCTTACAAATCACTTCCAACTGGCCTTGATCATCATTGATGTTGCAATAACCCTCAACCGACAACAAATACTTGTCAGTGATGCCATTGACGAACACAATCCGGCGGGCAATTTTGAAATTCTCAGCATCCTGTGTGATGTTGTGATTCACCACTGTGGAATCATTAACACACGCTGTCAGTGTGACGGCTGCGACGATTAGCGGAATGATAACTTTCTTCATTACTGCTCCTTAGCTGGGAAAATATTCGGCGCAATGGTGGCGAGTTGATCTGCTATCATCCCCATGACTTCTTGCATCTCAGCATCCACATCCGGCTGCGTGCGACGGTTAATAACCTCTTTCCATGCGCGCATATTGCCGGTCACAACGATGCGGGTTTCCACCATGTTCGGCAGTACCGCACGGGCTGCTTCGCGGGCTTGCTTACGTGACAATCCTTCTTCGGTGAGTGCATCTGTGAGAATTTGGTAGTTCAACGCACACT
This window encodes:
- a CDS encoding IS256-like element IS1132 family transposase, giving the protein MTTVSPRKGHDPNRVNEISAKLMENPEIAELIGELSTSTDDASDLVKGLLQASINAGLQAEMDAHLGYAHSDRTAKAQLGTPDGGNHRNGSYTKTVNSGYGTFDVTMPRDRAGTFTPRMLPKGTRRLTELDDMIISLYAGGMTVRDIQHHLATTLGVDMSPDTISTITDAVLEEVMIWQNRQLDEFYPVIFLDALRVKIRDGHRVVNKSCYMAVGVDMDGIKHILGLWIADNEGASFWASVCADLANRGVQDVFIVCCDGLKGLPEAVEATWPNSMVQTCIVHLIRAANRWVSYQDRKPVSSALREVYTAPTEDTARAALDAFEASELGRKYPQSVKVWRDAWDRFVPFLQFPPAARRVLYTTNSIESLNAELRKATRNRGQFPNDTAALKTLWLMICNIEDKRAAQRAKKAKRAIECNGYIEGAKATGWKQAINQLAVAYPDRFADYL